A genomic region of Barnesiella propionica contains the following coding sequences:
- a CDS encoding DUF5056 domain-containing protein, whose translation MMNNNELKSFFAKEAQPLQGDEWFSRKVINRLPEKKNRKAQGVMLVTFLLAFLIGGVLYLSIFDSLFETAITLHTILIYITFITVTGIMFYQMVKFADQ comes from the coding sequence ATGATGAATAACAATGAATTGAAATCCTTCTTTGCAAAAGAGGCGCAGCCTTTACAAGGCGATGAATGGTTTTCCCGTAAGGTAATAAATCGTTTACCTGAGAAAAAAAATCGTAAGGCACAAGGTGTAATGCTTGTTACTTTTTTGCTGGCATTTTTAATCGGAGGTGTTTTGTATTTGTCGATTTTCGATTCTTTATTTGAGACGGCAATAACTTTACATACTATTCTGATATATATAACTTTTATTACGGTTACAGGTATAATGTTCTATCAGATGGTGAAATTTGCGGATCAATAG
- a CDS encoding RNA polymerase sigma factor produces MKDKDEDIALISKCLLFDDRRAYTRLIDKYHPRIKRFFLNQTLGNAALSDDLAQETFIKAYLYLRSFRGIAGFSTWLFKIAWNVFYDFVRSEKNHDDCGLDMVDHYMQDLPEPVGKKLDIYNALQLLRIEERTVIVLFFMEDMSVDKIAGITNMPVGTVKSHLSRGKKKLGVYLRNEGYGYDE; encoded by the coding sequence GTGAAAGACAAGGATGAAGATATAGCTTTGATATCAAAGTGCCTCCTGTTTGACGACAGGAGGGCTTATACGCGTTTAATAGATAAGTATCATCCCCGCATAAAACGATTTTTTCTTAACCAAACTTTAGGGAACGCTGCTTTAAGTGATGATCTGGCGCAGGAAACATTTATCAAAGCTTATTTGTATTTGCGTTCTTTCCGGGGAATAGCAGGTTTTTCTACTTGGTTATTTAAGATAGCATGGAATGTTTTTTATGATTTTGTGCGTAGTGAGAAAAATCATGATGACTGTGGTCTTGATATGGTGGATCATTATATGCAGGATCTTCCTGAACCGGTAGGGAAGAAATTGGATATATATAATGCATTACAGTTACTCAGAATAGAAGAACGAACTGTTATAGTGTTGTTTTTTATGGAAGATATGAGTGTTGATAAAATAGCGGGGATCACGAATATGCCCGTCGGTACGGTTAAGTCCCATCTTTCCAGAGGAAAAAAGAAATTGGGGGTTTATTTAAGAAATGAAGGTTATGGATATGATGAATAA
- a CDS encoding DUF6249 domain-containing protein: MRKLICIFVLCMAGLSLWAGNNDSIQAKIDNRAASEMAYYDSSFSTIVAQESFVKTFLKNLVPIVAISFPFLFAVLTVFFVLWYKYKDNKRRYVVLEKALEAGRDLPDNFFQTQRKMPHNRLSNSVMLMGVGLGVAIFGAIIDQIEVCALAVIPFILGVGQFVVYIIEKREAKQNRPIEGERQG; this comes from the coding sequence ATGAGAAAATTGATTTGTATTTTTGTCTTGTGTATGGCCGGTTTGTCGTTGTGGGCCGGTAATAATGATAGTATCCAGGCTAAAATTGACAACCGGGCAGCTTCAGAGATGGCGTATTATGATTCTTCGTTTTCGACTATCGTAGCACAGGAATCTTTTGTAAAAACATTCTTGAAAAATCTGGTACCAATAGTAGCCATATCGTTTCCTTTTTTATTTGCTGTATTGACGGTTTTTTTTGTATTATGGTATAAGTATAAAGATAATAAAAGACGTTATGTGGTCTTGGAAAAAGCATTGGAGGCGGGCCGGGATTTACCGGATAATTTTTTCCAGACACAGAGAAAAATGCCTCATAACAGACTAAGCAATTCGGTAATGCTTATGGGTGTGGGATTGGGGGTTGCTATTTTTGGTGCGATCATAGATCAGATAGAGGTTTGTGCGCTTGCGGTTATTCCGTTTATTTTAGGTGTAGGCCAATTTGTTGTTTATATTATAGAAAAAAGAGAGGCAAAACAAAACAGACCTATTGAAGGTGAAAGACAAGGATGA